The stretch of DNA GCTGACAAGCACAACATTTATGCAAAACGCCCAGTGCCTCCTATTCCTTCAGACACTATTATGGTAAGTAATTTTGTAAACATTCAGCAGTTTGCCAAACAAATAGATGTGCCTTTGGGAGTAATGCAAATTTTGAACGCCCACTTGAAAAAGAACGCGATTCCTAATTACAAAAGAAATTACCCTTTGCGTTATCCTGCTTATAAGCGCGAAATGGTAGAAAGATTCAGGGGTAGAATTGTATCATCGTCACGTGGTTATTCTCGCCGTGGGCTAGGGTACACCGCCGGACGTAACCAGTATGGAGGCAGTAAAAGAGTACACCGAGTAAAAAGAGGTGAATCTTTGGCTTTGATTGCCCTACGTTATGGTACTACAGTGGCCTATTTGAGAGTTTGGAACCGTTTACGCTCTAATATGGTGTATCCAAATCAAAAACTGGTGATTTACAGCAAGCCCCCTCGTCGCCGTAGCGCTAAACTGGGGCAAAACTTTATAGCAGCCGTGCATGAAATGACGGCAAAAGAAAGCAAAAAGAAAAAAACAGTAGTAAAAAAGAAAACAGTGAAAACCACTGTAGCTAAAACTGCTGTAACCAGGACAAAAGGAAGTTCCAAAACGCTGGTATTTGCGACGACTGCCGATATAGAAAAAACGGCTAAAGTGAAGCAGTCAAAATCAGTGGCTGTAAAAACCGATCACAGTACTACTAAGCAAATAGAAAAGAAAGTAGCGAAGAAAACGGTAAAAAAAGAACCGCTAACTGCTGCGACTACTTTTTACGCCAATAAGATAAAATTTAAACAAGGTGAGTACCAGCAGTTGGTAGCTCAAACGCCTAAAGACGTACGCAATGCTGCACGTGCCAAAGAACGCAAAACCAGTATTGGTAAAACATTGCCTCGCCGAAAAGCCAAAAGCAAAAAAAGAAAGATGTTGCAAAATATCCGCTTTCATCGAGTAGTACGTGGTGATACACTTTGGACAATTGCCCGACGCAATGGCTTGACTATTTATCAGTTAAAGAAATTAAATAACTTGAACAACCGAAGTGTATTGGTACCAGGTCAAAAACTGAAAGTAAGTTCAAGATAGGCAAAGCAAAGAAATTGAGTTTAAAACCCCTGTAAGGCTTACTTACAGGGGTTTTGTTGTTTTGATATTTTGACAATTTGCTTGGCTATTTTATCAAAATCTTCATAAGATTTATGTACTGCATACATGTGACTGCCTATAGCTCCATCGGCAGGTTTGAGTAAAAATATGGGTTTGTGTGCTTCCATAGCCATAGGAGCAAGACTGTGATAATGTTTAAGTAAACCTATGCAATGACAATCATTTTCAACAGTAGTATTAGAGTCCTCGTGAGTTTTGAGAACAAATTCTCTGTACACATTAGGAATTCTATTAGCCCATTTGAGGTAAGACTTTACAGGACGTTTTTCTTTAGCTGTGTATTGCATTACTACATACCCTGTAGGTTGCATTTCACCATTAGGTATGGTTAATGTTTCAGGTTTTGGGTTTTTGATACATCGCTCATCCCAACCTTGTTTCCAGTCGGTTAGAGTTTTACCTAAGTTTTTCATTCCCTGTAATGAAAACAAATCAGAGGCAACTGGAATAATAATATTGTCAGAGCTAATAATAACAGCACGATTGATTGCACCCAGATTTGGACCTATATCAACCAAAGCAAAATCAGCTTCCCATCTCTTTCTTGCATCATTAATAATAGTATTAAAAATTGAAGTGATTCTGAATGAATATATATCTGCATTTAAACATTTTAGCCAAGCATCGCTTAGTCTATCTTCGAAAGTAGAAAGTGCTAAGTCGCCTACTAAAAGTCCAATCTTATCATTTATGTTCTCTATATGTACAGGGAGGTAACGATCTCCTTCGGTAATAGGTGTAATAGCATCTAGTACTGTAAGAGGGTTTGATTCTGCTTCTATAATTTCTTCAAGTCGGTCTGGTGTTAGGAACATAGCTGATAAATTTGATTGTGGATCAAAATCTGCTACTATTACTCGTTTTCCTTGTTCTGCCAACATCCAGGCAATATGGTAAACCATGGTGGTTTTGCCAACTCCTCCTTTGTTATTAAAAAATGTAATTGTCTTTTTCATTACCAGCTAGGATGTTTTTTTATTGTTACTCGAAACTTTGTAATTAAATCTAGTTCAAATTCTGCGGGTGGATTACCATTATCATGTAATTTTTGTTGAGCATTCTGTATTCCAAAATTGAAGCGATTGACATAGCCTAAGTTTTTCATTACTTCTGCGATTACTGGATTACGATAGTCACTGGCCTGAGGGAAGTTTTCTGGGCGAACCTCCCCGTATAACCCCCCAGAGTTTATGATTTCGATTCTATCACTGTATTCATAAATAAGTATTGGTGCATTAGACTCATAATCACGATGCATCACAGCATTCATTAAAAACTCTCGCAATGCCCAAAGAGGGTAATTATATATTTGTTGCTCCTGTAAAGAATTATTTTGTATTACTTTTGATTTGACGATATTACTTGTTACAAAATCATTGAGGTTTTTAAGCTCTGTAATTAGTGCCCCTGAAAACCGCTTCTCAAATTCAATCTCAGGAATTTGTTCTTTACCTGGTAGTTTGATGTATTGAATGTAAGCCCCTGGTAAATAAAATAGAGGGTTCAAGCCTAAAAGTAAAATCCCCGAATTAGTAACACAGTTTTGTACGAGGTCATATAAACGTAAAGAAGAGAGTTTTTCTTCTATAGTTCTGTTATTCGCCTGAAGAGTGTCTCTATCTATTGCTGCTGGTAGATAGGTGGACTTAAATGTTTCAACGTCTAGATCAGAAAGTTGTGAATTGGCAAATGGTCTTGCATCAAATGTTTTAGCAGTAGACGTCCGTTTTTCTGATAATCTTCTTTCTTCTGTTTCGTTAGCTACTGCCTTTCTAGGACCAACCCTAATCCAACATTTACCACGAAATCGTACTGGTGGGTGAAAAGAAGGGTGGACTTCTGCTACAACAATGTCTCCTTCGTCAAAGTTGAAAACTTCACTAACTATTAAAGAAGGTTGTGGCAAAATATTACCGTTTGATCTTACTCCTCCAATGTTCTGTGTTTTATCGTCGCCAATAGTCATTCCTGCAATAGAGCCATCATCATTTGCCCCAAAGAAAATATAGCCAGGTTTTTTGTGGTTAGGGTAATCGTTTGAAAAAGCGCAAACTGCTGGACCAATTTTATCTTCTCTAAATGAAATTGTTCTTTCTATTCTGTCTGATTCTAAATCTGTGAGGAGGTTTTTAACTTCTTCTTTTGATAACATATTGTGCAGCTTAGTGAGGTTACTTTTAAAAATATGTTCAAGTTAGAATTAATTTTTGTGGTAGACAAGTTTGTAATACCAAGCACAGTTTTAGCCTTCTATAAAGTCAAGTATCAGCTTTAGCGTATCAGCGCAATCATTGCCTATCCACAGCATATGCCCCCAGTCGTTGTCGAGCAAATGCAGGGTAGAGCCTTCTATTAATTGGTGGGCGTGTTGAGCGTGGGTAGGTGCTACACTTAAGTCATGCTTACTGTGTACAATAAGGGTAGGGCAGGTGATTTTTTCCAGTACAGCACTGTCTATGTTTTGCTCAATATCGTTCAGAAACCCTTGCCCAGAGCCATAGTGTTTGAATACGTTTCCGAGCTCTTGCCTTTCTTTCGGATTAATTTTCACCCCTTTTTTAGCCGAAAACTGTTTGAAAAAGCTTTTGGTCATCAAGCCAGGCATCAGTGCAAAGAAAAAACGCACCATGCGCCAAGTCAAGCGCTGGCGTTTGGGGTGGAACATAAGACGGGCTGTTTTGTATATTTTACTGTCTCGTGCCAGCCATTTGGTACTTACGGCTGAGGCTAGTATTAATTTTTGCACCTTTTGGGGGTATCCAGCAGCAAGCGCAAGTGCTGTCCAACCTCCCGCCGAAACACCATACACAATGACTTGAGAAATGTCAAGAGCATCGAGTAAGGCAACAAACAAGTGAGCGGCTTGTTTTGGTGACTCATTACCCGCAAGAGGAGTTTTTCTATAACCAGGACGCGAAGGGGTGATCAATTGATAGCGATGGAGGTCAAAACCTTTGTGAGCTATTTGGTCGAGGCTGTTGGCGTGCCCCCCATGTAGAAACAACACAGGAGTACCCGTACCAATGGTGCTGTATTCTACCAGACCTTGGTTGGTTTGTATGGTGGTGTTTGTAAGTGTGTGTAATGTCATAAAAACAGCGGTTCATAATGTTAGTAAAAGTAAATAAACAGGTCAGGTTTTTATCAACCAAGGCATTTTTTCTTTGGGCTTTTTTTTAACAAAAGCGCGGTCATTAAAGAATAATTTGTTTCTTTTTGTAGTTATAACTAAAATTTTAGTTAATTTTAAATTGTCATCACAAATTCGGCTTTTTTTGGTGCTTAAAAAGAACTTATTGCGAAATAATCTTTTACTTTGTTATCATTCCTCTACTGTGATGAACTGTTTTGTATTAAAATTAACCTAAGTTGCGTATTATAAAACAGAAAATCCTACAAGCCAAGCATTTATGTTTTTTAGGACTTCAAAAACAGGAATTTGTTGCTTGTAACTCGCAACTTGTATTAAACTTAAAAATATAAAAAGCATAACCTTGAGAAAAATGACTAAATTATATGCTTACGCATTAGCAACAATATTGATGGGACTGAGTGCTTGCATTGGCGGCGACCAAACCTCTAAGGATAACAGTCAGTTTGTAGTAGACAGCAAAGGTGGCATAGGAGAGATTGTAGTAGTGATGGACCCCAAGAAATGGGATGAGCCTTTGGGCAAGGCATTACGCAATGTGTTTGCTAGGTATATTCCGGCATTGCCCCAGCCCGAAAGCTGGTTTAAACTAATGAAAATACCTCCCTCTAAGTTTAAGAGCTTTATGAAGCGGCACCATAATATAGTGATACTTGCTTCGCTTGACAACACCAGTTTGGAGGGGAGGTATCTGAAGGGGTATTTTACCCAAAAGTCAATTGATTTGATTAAAAAAGACCCTAAAAAATTTATGATGCGTCGTAAAGATGTGTTTGCCAAAGGGCAAAGGGTAATGTACTTGTTTGGCAACAATGATACACAGTTGATTGAAAACATGACCAAAAACAAAGATCAACTATTGAATTATTTTCATGATATGGAACAAAAAAGGTTGACCAAAGACCTATACAACATTGCTGAACAATATAAGTTGAGCAATTATGTAAAAGATATTATGAAGGTAAAAGTACGTATTCCAGCAGGTTTTAAGTTGGCAAAAAAAGATAAAAACTTTGTATGGTTGCGTAAGCCGGGCGATGCAGCTCTCAGAAAGGCAGACATTAACCTATTAATGGCATCCCGCCCTTATACCTCTACAAAAGTGTTTGATGAGCAAAACATTATTGCTTGGCGCGATAGCTTGGGTAAAAAGTACACCAATGACCCTACGCTTACAGAATCTTATGTGGTAACAGAAACCCGTTTTGAGCCAGCGCTAATTACTAAGCGTATTATAAAAGATAAAAAGTTTGCTGTAGAATACCGAGGTTTTTGGAAGTTGAAAAATGGTACAAGAGGAGGAGCTTTTATTAGCTATGCCTTTGTAGACGAAGCACAGAAAAAAGTTTTTTATCTGGAGGGTTTTATCTACGCCCCTGGTATGAAAAAGAAAGATGCTATTTTTCAAACTGAGGCAATTCTCAGAACTTTTGAAAGGATAAAGTAATTAAAATACAATAATTAATCCCACCTACCCTAAAAATGAGAACTACAGAAACTGATTGTTTGTAGTTCTCATTTTATATCTGTAACATTCGAATAAATTTATACACTGAACATATACTATTTCTCAACCAACCAAAATAGTATCAGAAAATCAAGAGGGGATAAGCCACATTTATTTATATAGAACAGGAGTGTTTGTTCAAATAAACGCACGACCTGGTCTGTCATCTTCCCCATAACCTTAACAACAACTTTTAAACCTATTCTTTAAGATAATGGCAATCAAAATTCGAAAAGAAGACGCCCTTAATTATCACTCACAAGGGCAACCCGGTAAAATAGAAGTAATTCCTACCAAAGCATTAGGTTCTCAACGTGACCTGGCTCTAGCTTATTCGCCTGGTGTGGCTGAACCTTGTCTGGAGATTGCCGACGACCCCGAAAATGTTTACAAATATACTGCTAAGGGCAACCTGGTAGGGGTAATTTCTAATGGAACTGCCGTACTTGGCTTGGGTAACATTGGGGCGGCCGCCTCTAAACCTGTCATGGAAGGGAAAGGAGTATTATTTAAAAAATTTGCTGGAATAGATGTATTTGATATTGAAATAGACAGTACTGATCCTCAGGAATTTATTCGCATTGTAAAGTCACTTGAACCCACTTTTGGGGGGATCAACCTGGAGGACATCAAAGCACCTGAATCTTTTGAAATAGAAGAAACCCTGCGTCGTGAAATGAATATTCCTGTAATGCACGACGACCAACACGGTACAGCCATCATATCAAGCGCAGCATTGCTCAATGCATTGTCAATAGTAGGTAAAAAAATAGAAGACATTTACCTGGTAGTCAATGGTGCAGGAGCTTCGGCTATAGCCTGTAGCAAATTGTATGTGAGTTTGGGGGTGCGCAAAGAAAACATTGTAATGCTTGACAGCAAAGGGGTGATTCGCAAAGACCGTGAAAACCTGAATCCGATCAAGGCGCAGTTTGCTACCACAAGAGATGTACACGAGTTGGAAGATGCCATTGAGGGTGCAGACATGTTTTTGGGTTTGTCGGCAGGAAATATTATGACTCCCGAAATGCTCAATAAAATGACTACTAACCCCATTGTTTTTGCATTGGCGAATCCTACACCTGAAATAGACTATGATCTTGCCATTAGTACTCGCTCAGACATTATCATGGCCACTGGGCGTTCTGACCACCCCAACCAGGTAAACAATGTATTAGGGTTTCCTTATATATTCAGAGGGGCATTAGATGTAAGGTCTACTGAGATCAACGAAGAAATGAAGCTGGCTGCAGTACATGCCATTGCCGACCTTGCCAAAGAAGCCGTGCCCGACGTAGTAAGCCGGGCGTATGGCGACTCAGTGTTAAGTTTTGGCAAAGAGTATTTGATTCCTAAACCGTTGGATTTGCGTTTGATTACGACCATTTCGCCAGCAGTGGCTAAAGCAGCCATGGATTCAGGTGTGGCAAAGTACCCCATAACCGATTGGGAAGGCTACAAGGTAGAGCTCCAAAAGCGTCTGGGGATTGATCAGAAGCTGATGTCGCGTATGATTCAAACAGCGCAACGTAAACCAAAACGGGTGATTTTTGGAGAGGCTGATAATCAAAAAGTATTAAAAGCTGCCCAAATTGTGAGAGATGAGGGAATTGCGACCCCTATATTTTTAGGAAACATAGACAAGATCAAGCGCATTATAGAAGAAAACCACCTGGATCTAAATGATTGCCAAATCCTTGACCCTTTGAATGAACCTGAGCTTTGTCAAGAATACGGGAAACGTTTGTACGAAAAACGCAAACGCAAAGGGGTGACTTTGTATGATAGCAAAAAGATGATGCGTGACCGCAACTATTTTGGTACCATGATGCTGGAATTGGGTGAAGCTGATGCTTTTATTTCTGGGCTGACCAAAAACTACCCCCAAGTGATTCGCCCGGCACTAGAGGTAATAGGTACCAAAGATGAGGTAAAAAAAGTAGCGAGTATGTATGCAATGATTGCTAAGAATCGCACCTTGTTTTTTGCCGACACCTCGGTCAATGTAGACCCAGGTGTAGAAGATTTGGTAGACATTATTGGGTTAACCAGAGAAGCTGTAAAATCGTTTGGCTTTGAGCCAAGTATGGCCGCATTGTCTTATTCAAACTTTGGCTCTATTGGTGGTGAATTGCCCAATAAAATGATTAAAGCTACTGAGCGGGCAAAAGAATTGTTTCCAGACTTGATCATAGATGGAGAGCTTCAGGCAAACATTGCTTTGAACCAAGCGCTGCTGAAAGAAAACTATCCATTCAGCGATTTGTGCGATAACCCACCTAATACCTTGATTTTTCCTAACCTTGCTTCAAGCAACATTGCTTATAAGTTGTTGCACGAGTTGGGTTTTGCCGAGGCCATTGGCCCAGTATTGTTAGGAATGCGCAAACCTGTACATATTTTGCAGTTGGGTAGCTCAGTACGCGACATTGTAAACATGGTAGCCATTGCAGTGGTAGATGCTCAAAATAATGAAGCATAATACACAGTGAGCAATAAGCTTTTGATATTGGCACCCTTCAGGATATAGTTCTTGAAGGGTTTTTTATGGTCAAAAGTAAGAAGCGTTTTTATGTAATGATCCAACCAGCTCCAATGAGGCATACATTTAATCACAAAAGCCCCCTAAGAATTGTCTTAGAAGGCTCTTGTGGGTGTTTTTCGCTCAAGTTTTGCGACTAATTAAGCCACTAATTCAGCATCCAAAATTTTTACTCCTGCTTCAGCTACTGCGTGGTCATTTTCTACAGTGCTGCCACTTACACCAATAGCGCCAATTACTTCGCCCTCAGCGTTTTTTATTGGTATTCCCCCCGGAAAGCTGATCAAGCCCCCGTTTGAGTGCTCAATATTGTACAAAGGTCCTCCTGGCTGTGCCAGTTCACCAATACTGCCCGTATTCATGTCAAAAAAGCGAGCTGTTTTGGCCTTCTTAATAGAAATGTCCAAAGAGCCCAACCAGGCACCATCCATACGGGCAAAAGCCAATAAGTTGGCACCAGCATCAACAATGGCAATGTTCATTTTAGTGTCTAAAACTGCGGCTTGAGCTTTTGCTCCCGCGATCATTTTTTCAGCTTGAGATAATGTTAACATTTGATTTTTTTGTTTGTGATTGATAATTAATTAAAACAAATATACAGGATTTTATGTTTTATGTGGCATTAGGCTGCCTTCATACCACGAAAATTTACTTTCAATAATTTTTTGTTTTTCCTGTGCTATATAGTGCAGGTAAGCCTGTGCCACTGGAGTTAAGTTTTTACTGCGAAGCCAGATCAAATGCCATATAGACTCAATAGGGAAACCCTTGACGGGGATAATTTGTAAGTCTTGGTTTAGTAGCTCGTTTTTGATCCCAATCAATGGTAAAATCGAGTAACCCAAGCCAGCAATAACGGCTTGCTTAACGGCTTCGTTAGAGGTAAGCTCCATTTTTTTGGTAACAGGCAAGTTTTTTTGTTCAATAAAACGCTCCATAGTGTAGCGGGTGCCAGAGCCTTGCTCCCGATAGATTAAAGGGAGCTTTTCGAATATTTTTTGACTATACATTTTTTGCTTGAAGATTTTTTGGTGATTACCTACCAGGTAAAGTTTATTTTGCATAAGCTCTAGTTTTTCAATAGGCAGCTTATGTGGGAGGACTGATACCAATGAAAAATCTACCTCATTGTTCTTGAGGCTTTCTATTACTTTGGCTTTGTTGGTTACATCTAACAATAGTTCCACCCCTTGGTGTTTAGACACAAAGTCGGCAAGAAAATAAGGCATAATATATTTGCCGGTAGACACTGCCGATATTTTGAGTTTGCCTACAAGCTTGCCCTTATAGGCAAGGGTTTGTTGGTTGAGCATTTGTACTTCATCGATTATTTTTTGGGCAGTTACCGCTACCTCTTTGCCAAAGTCAGTGATATAAAGTTGTCTGCCTACTACTTCGCTAAGCGGAATAGGGAACTGATCTTGAAAGTTTTTTAACTGAATTGATACCGCAGGTTGGGTCAAGTGTAGTTCTTCGGCAGCTTTGGTAATACTCTGAGTTTGAGAAACCTTAAGGAATATTTGCAGTTGATTGAGTGTATAGTTCATAAAATAAATTTATGCATAATATTAATAATATAAATAAAAATTTATGAATATTTTTTCAGATATTTGTATCATCAACATTCAAAAAACACATAAATCGTAACGTCATGAAAACAATCACAGTAGCCAAAGGAGACGGGATAGGTCCAGAGATTATGGATGCTACCTTAAAAATATTGAAGGCAGCCAATGCACAAATTAAAATAGAAGAAATAGAAGTAGGTGAAAAAGTTTACTTATCAGGCAACACTTCGGGCATTTCTAAAGATGCCTGGCAAACCATTCGCAAAAACAAGATTTTTTTAAAAGCCCCCATTACTACACCCCAGGGAGGCGGCTACAAAAGCTTGAATGTGACTATGCGAAAGTCGTTGGGTTTGTATGCCAACATACGCCCTTGCAAGAGTTTACACCCCTTTGTAAGCACCAAACACAAAGATATGGATGTGGTCATCATTCGTGAAAACGAAGAAGACTTGTATGGTGGTATTGAGCACCAGCAAACCGATGAGGTAGTACAGTGCCTGAAACTGATTAGCCGACCAGGTTGCGAAAAAATTATTCGTTACGCTTTTGAATACGCCAGATTATACGGACGCAAAAAAGTAACTTGTTTTACCAAAGACAACATTATGAAGCAAACCGATGGCTTGTTTCACAGAGTGTTTGACGAAATAGCACAAGAGTACCCCAATATAGAAAATGAGCATTGGATCATTGACATAGGAGCAGCACGACTGGCAGATACTCCCGAAATGTTTGATGTGATTGTAATGCCTAACTTGTATGGCGATGTAGTGTCAGATGTGGCAGCCCAAATTGCTGGCTCAGTAGGCTTGGCAGGTTCTTCAAACATCGGTGATTCTTGTGCAATGTTTGAAGCCATTCACGGATCGGCACCAATGATTGCCAACCAAAATGTAGCCAACCCTTCAGGATTGCTACAAGGGGCTATCTTGATGTTGAACCATATAGGACAAACAGAAGTGGCTGAAAAAATACAAAATGCCTGGCTTAAAACGGTAGAAGAAGGCATTCATACCTTTGACGTGTATAAAGAAGGTATAAGTAAGCAAAAAGTAAGCACCAGTGAGTTTGCCGATGCGGTAATTGCCAATTTAGATCAATACCCAAGCGTATTGGAAAAAGTACACTACGAAAAAGGCATTACTTTTAACTTACCGAAGTATGAAAGAAAAGCACCCGCTAAGAAAGAACTTCTAGGAGTAGATATTTTTGTACAGTGGAACGGGGAAGAAGCAGACCAACTTGCTCAACTACTTCAGCAACTCAACAATGGAGATGCTCAGCTCACAATGATTACCAACCGAGGAGTAAAAGTATGGCCAGAAGGTTTTGAAGAAACTTTTTGTACCGATCATTGGCGATGCCGATACCAAACTGCTGAGGGCAATGTGATTGATAACGAATCGGTGATAAAAATACTAAGCAAGGCTTGGGAGCATCAAATAGATGTGATTAAAACTGAGAACTTGTACTTGTTTGATGGACAAAGAAGTTTTTCTTTGGGACAAGGCCAATAAATTATAGATTAAGTAACGTGTTCAAAATAAGTTTCTGTTTTTTAGGGCAAATACGTACAACTGACTGAGGCATTTAGCCTTTGGCAGAGCTCGGCAAAGCGAAGCTTTAGCCATCGGTTTTTGCGCTCAAGGCAACATCCGGGGGATGTTGAGCCAGACCGTGGGACGGTACTACGGGCAATAAAAATAACGAAAGGCAGTAAAGCGAACCGCAGAACGAAGTTCAAGCTCTGCGAAGCTAATTTATTCTAAATCGGACAGTTATTGTTGAGGGCTACGCCCGAAATCCCGTTTACGGGGCGAACACGTTACTAAGGGAGGGATCAAGAAATAAAGTACGCAGAGTTTAGCTAGAAATTTTTAGTGAAGATGAGGCATTTTTTGAAGGAATAGCCATAGCTATTGCTGAAAAAAACTCCTAGTCCCGACGGAACTGCCGGGGTAACGAGATATTCACGGAAAAGGGTATCTAAAAATGCGTATACTATTTCTTGTTTGCTCCCTAAAATCACTTTACATCTAACAAAGTGTACTGATGGCAGCACAAGGGTCAGGGATCGCTCTTGCTTGCTGCCTGTCAGTTTTTAGTTGAGTAGTTGCTCCCCTATACTGCTCCAATCACCTCACAATTGCACCAATCAACAAATACTACCTCAAACACATCTACTACCTGTTTTATCTCATTGATGGTATGCTCAGAAAAGTCA from Microscilla marina ATCC 23134 encodes:
- a CDS encoding NADP-dependent isocitrate dehydrogenase encodes the protein MKTITVAKGDGIGPEIMDATLKILKAANAQIKIEEIEVGEKVYLSGNTSGISKDAWQTIRKNKIFLKAPITTPQGGGYKSLNVTMRKSLGLYANIRPCKSLHPFVSTKHKDMDVVIIRENEEDLYGGIEHQQTDEVVQCLKLISRPGCEKIIRYAFEYARLYGRKKVTCFTKDNIMKQTDGLFHRVFDEIAQEYPNIENEHWIIDIGAARLADTPEMFDVIVMPNLYGDVVSDVAAQIAGSVGLAGSSNIGDSCAMFEAIHGSAPMIANQNVANPSGLLQGAILMLNHIGQTEVAEKIQNAWLKTVEEGIHTFDVYKEGISKQKVSTSEFADAVIANLDQYPSVLEKVHYEKGITFNLPKYERKAPAKKELLGVDIFVQWNGEEADQLAQLLQQLNNGDAQLTMITNRGVKVWPEGFEETFCTDHWRCRYQTAEGNVIDNESVIKILSKAWEHQIDVIKTENLYLFDGQRSFSLGQGQ